GAAAGAAGGTTACAATGACTCTACATCCTTCCGAAGCGGACTCTGGTATTCAGTTTAAAAGAACTGACATTAAAGATTCACAGATTCTCAAGGCCACTGCGGACACAGTTGGTGCGACTGAGAATAATACTGCTATTGGTTCAGGACCTGGTGCTGTACACACAGTCGAGCATCTTTTATCTGTTTTATATGGATTTGGGATCAATAATTGCTACATCGAAATTGATGGGCCAGAAGTTCCAATTATGGACGGTTCAGGTGCATCTTTCCTATACGTTATTAAAGAGACTGGGATTCAACAACTTCATAAAACAAAGAAGTTTTTAGTAGTTACTAAAGCTGTAGAAGTTAAAGTTGGCGAAAAGTGGGCAAGAATCGAACCTTGTGAAAAGCTAGTGATTGACTCAACTATCGTTTTTAAACATCCAATTATCAAAACTCAACGTAAGATATTTGAATTTACGTGTGAAAATTACATCGCAGAAATTGGCCGTGCTCGTACATTTGGCCTTTTGAGAGATGTTGATATGCTAAAGAGAAAAGGTCTAATTAAGGGCGGATCTCTTGATAATGCAATTGTTCTAGATGATTTTAAAGTAATGAATCCTGATGGATTACGTTTTGATGATGAGTTCGTAAGACATAAGATTCTTGATACAGTTGGTGATATTAGCCTTCTTGGTTATGAAATCGCTGGAAAAATCACTACTTACATGTCTGGACACCACGTTCACAACGTTCTTTGTCGCAAGCTTTTAGAGACGCCAGATGCGTATGAAATTGTATCAGCGACTTCACTTGAGAAAGAAGCGGTACAGGCATTTGATCTGCCCATGGCCCTTGCGCCG
The DNA window shown above is from Bacteriovorax sp. BAL6_X and carries:
- the lpxC gene encoding UDP-3-O-acyl-N-acetylglucosamine deacetylase, which encodes MLNQRTIAKKVMITGIGIHSGKKVTMTLHPSEADSGIQFKRTDIKDSQILKATADTVGATENNTAIGSGPGAVHTVEHLLSVLYGFGINNCYIEIDGPEVPIMDGSGASFLYVIKETGIQQLHKTKKFLVVTKAVEVKVGEKWARIEPCEKLVIDSTIVFKHPIIKTQRKIFEFTCENYIAEIGRARTFGLLRDVDMLKRKGLIKGGSLDNAIVLDDFKVMNPDGLRFDDEFVRHKILDTVGDISLLGYEIAGKITTYMSGHHVHNVLCRKLLETPDAYEIVSATSLEKEAVQAFDLPMALAPSF